From Haloarcula hispanica ATCC 33960, the proteins below share one genomic window:
- a CDS encoding DUF7854 family protein yields the protein MDRISALRNIEEALAEFETGSKSLSDLEQDVRGTLRTYATEFEGDLQAYRASGEAAVDGLVVLAPSETAARERVQDLVADAGEFTVTVVE from the coding sequence ATGGACCGCATTTCCGCACTCCGCAACATCGAGGAGGCGCTGGCCGAGTTCGAGACAGGGTCGAAGTCACTCAGTGACCTCGAACAGGACGTTCGCGGGACGCTCCGGACCTACGCGACTGAGTTCGAGGGGGACCTGCAGGCCTACCGGGCAAGCGGTGAGGCCGCCGTGGACGGCCTCGTCGTCCTCGCGCCATCCGAGACAGCAGCCCGCGAACGGGTGCAAGACCTCGTCGCGGACGCCGGCGAATTTACCGTTACAGTCGTCGAGTAG
- a CDS encoding DUF7856 family protein produces MKLRVAGTTYAGAVVDLRARDVDGRIIAASIRGRRCFPALSCPEPPAVYAYAGYVHPSMGLRTRTALAAAARSRGHETPQDDAIAECRAQLAELECSPPDLPDPIDPVPESTIDGLQEAVATHRGRLTARQAVGADDGAVQADLRDAATELSERETRRAAARETRELRRERARAYRDTLEEQRRLADELANLRRSARATLVDRCADAFARAIEAVPGPVPDSPFDADPVTAALAVLRVARTPAPVVLGTDRFRSPTAASDCLDAPVVRC; encoded by the coding sequence GTGAAGCTCCGCGTCGCTGGAACCACTTACGCGGGCGCTGTCGTCGACCTCCGAGCGCGAGACGTCGACGGTCGAATCATCGCCGCGAGTATCCGTGGGCGGCGGTGCTTTCCGGCCCTTTCCTGCCCGGAACCACCGGCCGTGTACGCCTACGCCGGATACGTCCACCCGTCGATGGGACTCCGAACGCGGACCGCGCTCGCGGCCGCCGCTCGGTCACGGGGACACGAGACCCCGCAGGACGACGCTATCGCGGAGTGCCGCGCCCAGCTGGCCGAGCTCGAATGTTCGCCGCCGGATCTGCCGGACCCTATCGATCCCGTCCCGGAGTCGACCATCGACGGCCTGCAGGAAGCGGTCGCGACCCACCGCGGCCGTCTCACCGCTCGGCAGGCGGTCGGGGCGGACGACGGGGCGGTACAGGCTGACCTCCGGGACGCGGCGACAGAACTGAGCGAACGGGAGACCCGACGGGCTGCCGCCAGAGAGACCCGCGAACTCCGCCGGGAGCGGGCACGCGCCTACCGGGATACGCTGGAGGAGCAGCGACGGCTTGCTGACGAACTGGCGAATCTCCGACGGAGTGCCCGGGCGACCCTCGTCGACCGATGCGCCGATGCGTTCGCTCGGGCCATCGAAGCCGTTCCGGGGCCGGTCCCGGACAGCCCGTTCGACGCCGATCCAGTAACGGCCGCGCTGGCCGTACTCCGGGTCGCCCGGACGCCCGCACCGGTCGTCCTCGGAACGGATCGGTTCAGGTCACCGACGGCTGCGTCGGACTGTCTCGACGCCCCTGTCGTCCGCTGCTGA
- a CDS encoding BMP family lipoprotein yields MRDQKITRRRLLASGSAAATATLAGCAGRFGDFGGSGDEDTGDSQQATESDIGVSDAAATVGMVYALGGLDDRSFNDAANRGIQRARLDDGVEYTNHEPNSVAGFAEVQAELASSTNPPYDLICCIGFLQAEGLSETAPEYTDQQFMIVDSVVEADNVASYVFREHEGSFQAGNLAGLLTTRDIDLGAGSTNPDETTVGFVGGLDQPLIHKFEAGFRAGVEYANTDVDVLTEYLGNFDDVQGARDIAAGMYDDGADIVYHAAGGAGVGIFQAAQASGRYAIGVDSDQSRSNPRYADVVLASMVKRVNVAVYDAATATVTDSLPAGEVVSLGLDSDGVGVVYGTSLEPAIPDDVREALSTSREQVAAGDIDVPTERSNTGGA; encoded by the coding sequence GTGCGCGATCAAAAAATCACAAGGCGTCGGCTCCTCGCCAGCGGCAGCGCGGCCGCGACCGCAACGCTCGCCGGCTGTGCAGGCCGCTTCGGGGATTTCGGAGGGAGCGGAGACGAGGACACCGGCGACAGCCAGCAAGCGACGGAAAGCGACATCGGCGTGAGCGATGCGGCGGCGACTGTCGGAATGGTGTACGCACTGGGCGGGCTGGATGACCGCTCGTTCAACGATGCGGCGAACCGCGGCATTCAGCGCGCGCGGCTCGATGATGGGGTCGAATACACGAACCACGAGCCAAACAGCGTCGCCGGCTTCGCCGAGGTACAGGCCGAACTGGCGAGTTCGACGAACCCACCATACGACCTGATCTGCTGTATCGGATTCCTGCAGGCCGAGGGGCTGTCTGAGACTGCACCGGAGTACACAGACCAGCAATTCATGATCGTCGACTCTGTCGTAGAGGCCGACAACGTGGCGAGTTACGTGTTCCGCGAACACGAGGGATCGTTCCAGGCCGGGAACCTCGCTGGGCTGCTCACGACCAGAGATATCGACCTCGGGGCAGGCTCGACGAACCCGGACGAGACGACCGTCGGATTCGTCGGCGGCCTCGACCAGCCCCTCATCCACAAGTTCGAGGCCGGCTTCAGAGCCGGCGTCGAGTACGCCAACACGGACGTCGATGTCCTCACGGAGTATCTCGGGAATTTCGACGACGTGCAGGGCGCCCGCGACATCGCAGCCGGGATGTACGACGATGGGGCGGACATCGTCTACCACGCAGCGGGTGGCGCAGGTGTCGGCATCTTCCAGGCCGCACAGGCCAGTGGCCGGTACGCAATCGGTGTTGACTCGGACCAGTCCCGCAGTAATCCCCGGTACGCGGACGTCGTGCTCGCGAGCATGGTCAAGCGGGTGAACGTAGCCGTCTACGACGCTGCGACGGCGACGGTCACGGACAGCCTTCCCGCTGGTGAGGTGGTCTCTCTCGGGCTGGATAGTGACGGCGTCGGCGTCGTCTATGGCACCTCCCTCGAACCGGCAATTCCCGACGATGTCAGGGAGGCGCTGTCGACGTCGCGGGAGCAGGTCGCCGCCGGCGACATCGACGTACCCACTGAGCGCTCCAACACGGGTGGTGCCTGA
- a CDS encoding LAGLIDADG family homing endonuclease — translation MATAENTELIDRFEEFYRNYYRNEIGELAQKYPNDQKSLYIDWDDLYRFDPDLADDYRTKPEQIQEYAEEALRLYDLPVDVSLGQAHVRVRNLPESEDIRDLRHEHHGNLVAVRGIIRKATDVRPKVIEAAFECQRCGTLTRIPQTAGDFQEPHDCQGCERQGPFRLNTDQSQFIDAQKLRVQESPEGLRGGETPQSIDINIEDDITGHVTAGDHVRVTGILKLDQRGNDNEKSPMFDIYMEGVSVEIEDEQFEDMEITDADKKEIVELSNEADIYDKMVGAIAPSIYGYEKEKLAMMLQLFSGVTKELPDGSRIRGDLHMLLIGDPGTGKCVHGDTRVTLADGHERPIREVVESNLDDPKPVDDGVWDTVDFDVPSLQSDGTVATQNATKVWKRKAPETLYRIRTATGRELDVTPSHPLFVQSNGRFQARKAEELESGTHVAVPRKVSTNARNELDVTFRQSQAHNRIDLDLPPQWTPELARLIGYIVAEGYVEQRPDNTGYVSITNNDREVLDDAKSVLETLNLNVTERSSHEGKTTRELLCSAGEFVSFLASLDETLLQSSAERRVPQDIMRASDNVVTGFIRGYIEGEGHVSTSQREITVASMSKPLLEDVRTLLVTQGITAQLQPRNNGSYRLRISGNSFHDYAEQIGFITARKTEACRQFEGTHGNTNLDIVPNLGPELRRIREALGLTQSECGLPRSTYQHYERGRRNPSRDSLESVLDAFQARLAEMNNDTPISDTARSDGGGTGSLRQDLDSLTAFVEGDMAWDRIESIEPIEHDEKWVYDLEIEGTHNYLTNGVVSHNSQMLSYIENIAPRSVYTSGKGSSSAGLTAAAVRDDFGDGQQWTLEAGALVLADQGIAAIDELDKMSPEDRSAMHEALEQQRISVSKAGINATLKSRCSLLGAANPKYGRFDQYEPIGEQIDLEPALISRFDLIFTVTDKPDEEKDRNLAEHIIQTNYAGELHTHRTENPTSNFSEEEVGTVTEEVAPTIEPDLLRKYVAYAKRNCFPTMTEEAKSRIEDFYVDLRMKGQDEDAPVPVTARKLEALVRLAEASARIRLSDTVDEADADRAVDIAHYCLKEIGVDPETGEFDADVVETGQSKTQRDRIQNIKGIISDIEDEYDEGAPADVVIERAEEVGIDESKAEHEIDKLKQKGEVYEPRTDHLRTT, via the coding sequence ATGGCGACCGCCGAGAACACCGAACTCATCGACCGCTTCGAGGAGTTCTACCGCAACTACTACCGCAACGAGATCGGTGAGCTCGCCCAGAAATATCCGAACGACCAGAAATCGCTGTATATCGACTGGGACGATCTCTATCGCTTCGATCCGGACCTGGCCGACGACTACCGCACCAAGCCCGAGCAGATTCAGGAGTACGCCGAGGAGGCCCTGCGACTGTACGACCTGCCGGTGGACGTGTCGCTCGGACAGGCCCACGTCCGCGTCCGGAACCTCCCCGAGTCGGAGGACATCCGCGACCTGCGCCACGAACACCACGGCAACCTCGTCGCCGTCAGGGGCATCATCCGGAAAGCGACCGACGTGCGCCCGAAGGTCATCGAGGCGGCTTTCGAGTGCCAGCGCTGTGGGACGCTCACGCGCATCCCCCAGACCGCCGGCGACTTCCAGGAACCCCACGACTGCCAGGGCTGTGAACGACAGGGGCCGTTCCGGCTCAACACCGACCAGTCCCAGTTCATCGACGCCCAGAAGCTCCGCGTGCAGGAGTCCCCCGAAGGCCTGCGTGGCGGGGAGACACCCCAGTCCATCGACATCAACATCGAGGACGACATCACAGGCCACGTCACTGCGGGCGATCACGTCCGCGTGACCGGCATCCTCAAGCTCGACCAGCGGGGCAACGACAACGAGAAGTCCCCGATGTTCGACATCTACATGGAGGGCGTCAGCGTCGAAATCGAGGACGAGCAGTTCGAGGACATGGAGATCACCGACGCCGACAAGAAGGAGATCGTCGAACTCTCCAACGAAGCTGACATCTACGACAAGATGGTCGGGGCCATCGCACCCTCCATCTACGGCTACGAGAAGGAGAAGCTCGCGATGATGCTCCAGCTCTTCTCGGGCGTGACCAAAGAGCTTCCTGACGGATCTCGGATACGTGGAGATCTCCATATGTTGCTGATAGGAGATCCGGGGACGGGGAAATGCGTCCACGGTGACACGCGAGTAACTCTCGCAGACGGCCACGAACGGCCGATACGAGAGGTCGTTGAATCGAACTTAGATGATCCCAAACCAGTCGACGACGGCGTGTGGGACACTGTTGATTTCGATGTCCCGTCACTCCAATCCGATGGAACAGTAGCCACGCAAAACGCGACCAAGGTTTGGAAGCGCAAGGCACCGGAAACACTGTATCGGATACGAACCGCGACCGGTCGTGAACTCGATGTAACACCGTCACATCCACTGTTCGTCCAATCTAACGGGCGGTTTCAGGCCAGGAAAGCCGAGGAATTAGAGAGCGGGACACACGTTGCCGTTCCACGGAAGGTTTCCACAAATGCCCGTAACGAACTGGATGTCACGTTCCGACAATCACAGGCCCACAACAGAATCGACCTTGACCTTCCACCGCAGTGGACACCCGAACTGGCCCGTCTGATCGGTTATATTGTTGCCGAGGGGTACGTCGAGCAACGTCCGGATAACACGGGGTATGTTTCGATAACCAATAACGACCGCGAAGTTCTCGATGACGCGAAATCTGTTCTGGAGACACTGAACCTCAACGTTACGGAACGGAGTTCACACGAGGGGAAGACCACCCGCGAACTGTTGTGTTCTGCCGGCGAGTTCGTGAGCTTCCTCGCATCTCTGGACGAAACGTTGCTCCAGTCCTCGGCGGAGAGACGCGTTCCGCAAGATATCATGCGAGCCAGCGACAACGTTGTCACCGGATTTATTCGAGGCTATATCGAGGGAGAGGGACACGTTTCGACATCACAGCGGGAGATTACTGTTGCTTCGATGAGTAAACCGCTGCTGGAAGATGTTCGAACTCTGCTCGTCACACAAGGAATCACGGCACAACTCCAACCCCGGAACAACGGTAGCTACCGGCTTCGAATCTCCGGAAACTCCTTCCACGACTACGCCGAACAAATCGGATTCATCACAGCGCGAAAGACCGAAGCGTGCCGGCAGTTCGAGGGAACCCACGGAAATACGAACCTTGATATTGTCCCCAATCTGGGTCCGGAACTCCGTCGCATCCGGGAAGCACTTGGACTGACGCAATCCGAGTGCGGCCTCCCGCGTTCGACGTATCAACACTACGAGCGGGGACGCCGAAACCCAAGCCGTGACAGTCTCGAATCGGTTCTCGATGCGTTCCAGGCACGGTTGGCTGAGATGAACAATGACACACCTATCAGCGACACTGCGCGTAGCGACGGCGGCGGAACGGGGTCACTCCGTCAAGACCTGGATTCACTCACTGCATTCGTCGAAGGCGATATGGCATGGGACCGGATCGAATCGATAGAACCTATCGAACACGACGAAAAGTGGGTCTACGACCTCGAAATCGAGGGAACACACAACTATCTCACTAACGGCGTGGTCTCGCATAACTCACAGATGCTGTCATATATCGAGAATATCGCACCACGCTCTGTCTACACCTCCGGCAAAGGGTCGTCGAGCGCGGGGCTCACTGCGGCCGCCGTGCGCGACGACTTCGGCGACGGCCAGCAGTGGACGCTGGAAGCGGGCGCGCTCGTGCTCGCAGACCAGGGCATCGCCGCTATCGACGAACTCGATAAGATGTCTCCGGAAGACCGCTCCGCGATGCACGAAGCGCTGGAACAGCAGCGTATCAGCGTCTCGAAGGCTGGAATCAACGCGACACTCAAATCCCGCTGTTCGCTGCTGGGCGCGGCTAACCCGAAGTACGGTCGTTTCGACCAGTACGAACCCATCGGGGAGCAGATCGACCTCGAACCGGCGCTCATCTCCCGGTTCGACCTCATCTTCACCGTGACGGACAAGCCCGACGAGGAGAAAGACCGGAACCTCGCCGAGCACATCATCCAGACCAACTACGCCGGCGAACTCCACACGCACCGGACGGAAAACCCCACTTCGAATTTCAGCGAGGAGGAGGTCGGGACCGTCACCGAGGAGGTCGCGCCGACAATCGAACCGGACCTCCTCCGGAAGTACGTCGCCTACGCGAAGCGCAACTGCTTCCCGACGATGACCGAGGAGGCAAAGAGCCGTATCGAGGACTTCTACGTCGACCTACGGATGAAGGGACAGGACGAGGACGCGCCGGTGCCCGTCACCGCCCGGAAACTGGAGGCGCTGGTCCGATTGGCCGAGGCCTCTGCACGTATACGCCTCTCTGACACCGTCGACGAAGCCGACGCCGACCGAGCGGTCGACATCGCCCACTACTGCCTGAAGGAGATCGGCGTCGACCCCGAGACCGGCGAGTTCGACGCCGATGTGGTCGAGACCGGCCAGTCAAAGACCCAGCGCGACCGCATCCAGAACATCAAAGGCATCATTTCGGACATCGAAGACGAGTACGACGAGGGCGCACCCGCCGACGTGGTCATCGAACGCGCCGAGGAGGTCGGCATCGACGAGTCGAAGGCCGAACACGAGATCGACAAGCTGAAACAGAAAGGTGAGGTGTACGAGCCCCGGACGGACCACCTCCGGACGACCTGA
- a CDS encoding DUF7858 family protein, whose protein sequence is MTLSDIAAGVEVTTHQRDRGVAAVDETDAPLPERLAPVADDLPCSAATAATVVEAYAAGKSVGDAGRAAGVAPVMAAKTLHLVGEQVSPVGPQGREIIADWLAGDLSRSDAIALADVTEQEFALAVYIETHEPLPAARDAVEGALTTAERDPLGETMSDIGELL, encoded by the coding sequence ATGACGCTGTCGGATATCGCTGCCGGTGTCGAGGTCACGACCCACCAGCGTGATCGCGGCGTCGCTGCCGTCGACGAGACGGACGCCCCGCTCCCGGAGCGATTGGCCCCGGTGGCCGACGACCTCCCGTGCTCGGCGGCGACAGCGGCGACCGTCGTCGAGGCCTACGCAGCCGGCAAGAGCGTCGGCGATGCGGGCCGCGCCGCCGGTGTTGCGCCTGTGATGGCCGCCAAGACGCTCCATCTCGTCGGTGAGCAAGTGTCACCGGTCGGCCCACAGGGCCGTGAGATAATCGCCGATTGGCTCGCTGGGGACCTCTCTCGCAGCGATGCCATCGCACTCGCTGACGTAACTGAACAGGAGTTTGCCCTGGCGGTGTACATCGAAACGCACGAGCCGTTGCCCGCAGCTCGCGATGCAGTGGAGGGGGCGCTCACAACTGCGGAACGGGACCCGTTAGGGGAGACGATGAGCGACATCGGCGAGCTGCTGTGA
- a CDS encoding glutamate--cysteine ligase family protein → MSASELADRVAEVLAADSESFNERAREEAEALKSAVRSGTFDNSEAIVGMELELYAVDEQTDALQRVPRQLLELIGFEKELGLHNAEMQTSPQPLNTHGLAAQRNELKASLMPAQQRVRNEGIRLVSDGMWTVPPAGETAREYLCDCVEQSGVRIGTNMSDSVRYHTMANTDYPSAFEIDAPHVSLQAETVMPESLITSIQPHYQIPHAPDLPEYFTYALRIAAPLLALGVNSPFFPPDLYDDAPDPEIVAGANMENRIGVFESVLNPPDGDSTPPKVCFPPDFDSVEEAIDDIVADDTIVPVDLQSGTRFDDDFVHFRHKHGSYWRWVRPVFEGPTRSAANARIEFRPLAAQPTVDDAIGFAAVFAGLMESLPQLEHPIRSLDWETAKRNFYAAARSGLRAKIEWITADGATTTSTEEIYGELFEHAREGLEQRGLSAEEAHGYIRPLRERVDRRLTPARWKHDYVRRRVEENVPLAEAIWGMQATYIRHQEETLLEGSFVDWFE, encoded by the coding sequence ATGTCGGCTTCGGAACTGGCAGACCGGGTGGCCGAGGTGCTTGCAGCGGACAGCGAGTCGTTCAACGAACGGGCCCGCGAGGAAGCCGAAGCGCTCAAATCCGCGGTCCGGAGCGGGACCTTCGACAACTCGGAGGCGATCGTCGGCATGGAGCTGGAGCTGTATGCCGTCGATGAGCAGACCGACGCGCTCCAGCGGGTCCCGCGTCAGTTGCTCGAACTCATCGGGTTCGAAAAGGAACTCGGCCTGCACAACGCCGAGATGCAGACGAGTCCGCAGCCGCTGAACACCCACGGGCTGGCGGCCCAGCGCAACGAACTGAAGGCGTCGCTGATGCCGGCCCAGCAACGGGTGCGCAACGAAGGTATCCGCCTCGTCTCTGATGGCATGTGGACCGTTCCGCCCGCCGGCGAGACGGCCCGGGAGTACCTCTGTGACTGCGTCGAACAGAGCGGCGTCCGCATCGGGACGAACATGTCGGACTCCGTCCGCTATCACACGATGGCCAACACCGACTACCCCTCGGCGTTCGAGATCGATGCGCCACACGTCTCGCTACAGGCCGAGACGGTGATGCCGGAGTCGCTCATCACCTCGATTCAACCCCACTACCAGATTCCCCACGCCCCGGACCTGCCGGAGTATTTCACCTACGCGCTCCGCATCGCCGCGCCGCTGCTGGCACTCGGCGTCAACTCGCCGTTTTTCCCGCCGGACCTCTACGACGACGCGCCCGACCCCGAAATCGTCGCCGGGGCGAACATGGAGAACCGCATCGGCGTCTTCGAGTCGGTCCTCAATCCGCCCGACGGCGACTCGACGCCACCGAAAGTCTGCTTCCCGCCGGATTTCGACTCCGTCGAGGAGGCTATCGACGACATCGTCGCTGACGACACTATCGTCCCGGTCGACCTGCAGTCGGGGACCCGCTTCGACGACGACTTCGTTCACTTCCGGCACAAGCACGGCTCGTACTGGCGATGGGTCAGGCCGGTGTTCGAGGGGCCGACGCGGTCGGCGGCCAACGCCCGCATCGAGTTCCGCCCGCTGGCCGCACAGCCGACCGTCGACGACGCAATCGGGTTCGCGGCCGTTTTCGCCGGCCTGATGGAGAGCCTGCCACAGCTCGAACACCCCATCCGGTCGCTGGACTGGGAGACGGCGAAGCGGAACTTCTACGCCGCCGCTCGGAGCGGCCTCCGGGCGAAAATCGAGTGGATCACCGCTGACGGGGCAACGACGACCAGCACCGAGGAGATATACGGCGAACTGTTCGAGCACGCACGCGAGGGCCTCGAACAGCGCGGCCTCTCGGCGGAGGAAGCCCATGGGTACATCCGGCCGCTACGCGAGCGCGTCGACCGCCGGCTCACGCCCGCGCGCTGGAAACACGACTACGTCCGCCGCCGCGTCGAGGAGAACGTCCCGCTGGCCGAAGCGATCTGGGGGATGCAGGCCACCTACATCCGCCATCAGGAGGAGACGCTGCTGGAGGGCAGTTTCGTCGACTGGTTCGAGTGA
- a CDS encoding DUF7855 family protein codes for MLLVVTYSRAARTDLRNVCRAHEDCVVRQFGRAALFSGTEFGAFQALRLHEKHDLDIQIEHVEPFEPTDVPKHVREAAKRYEAREEPATPYERFASGRDLPDPDQLRGVDL; via the coding sequence GTGCTACTCGTCGTCACGTACTCCCGGGCGGCACGCACAGACCTGCGGAACGTCTGTCGTGCCCACGAAGACTGTGTCGTTCGGCAGTTCGGGAGAGCAGCGCTGTTCTCCGGAACCGAGTTCGGGGCCTTCCAGGCGCTCCGGCTCCACGAGAAACACGACCTCGACATACAGATCGAACACGTCGAACCGTTCGAGCCGACAGACGTCCCGAAGCACGTCCGCGAGGCGGCCAAACGGTACGAGGCACGCGAGGAACCGGCGACGCCCTACGAGCGGTTCGCGTCGGGGCGTGACCTCCCGGACCCGGACCAACTCCGAGGCGTCGACCTGTGA
- a CDS encoding DUF7857 domain-containing protein codes for MVTFDCRAERVDGVTLVTATVGDVTEPTRITVRNCLDGPLWPPRKQGVPEAGWTEDGFEGIVGPGTHALGYATPAPLSDQPADLVRAEPTSDTTPADERLDSADAVLRELGDPSPPVDAVPAGEPSQAAEAASRRSNESTVEQEMDPQRATVKSPAESGTPMGLRPDQQLPDAVSQWLETVARRVDRAERLAEADSLSAATAAVRAADGLSGVRTVTTRGDTDEQMLRALARRAERLADRRAAATVPTETLSRLA; via the coding sequence ATGGTTACCTTCGACTGTCGCGCCGAGCGAGTTGACGGCGTGACGCTCGTCACGGCGACCGTCGGCGACGTTACCGAACCGACTCGAATCACTGTTCGGAACTGTCTCGATGGCCCTCTCTGGCCGCCGAGAAAGCAGGGCGTTCCAGAGGCCGGCTGGACCGAGGACGGCTTCGAGGGCATCGTCGGCCCGGGAACGCACGCGCTCGGTTACGCGACGCCGGCCCCACTATCTGACCAGCCGGCAGATCTGGTGCGTGCCGAGCCGACGTCCGATACGACCCCGGCGGACGAGCGACTCGACTCCGCAGATGCCGTCCTCAGGGAACTGGGCGACCCGTCGCCGCCTGTTGATGCTGTGCCTGCAGGCGAGCCATCGCAGGCGGCCGAAGCCGCGAGTCGGCGGTCGAATGAATCCACAGTCGAACAGGAGATGGACCCGCAGCGAGCGACCGTCAAATCGCCAGCCGAGTCGGGGACGCCGATGGGCCTGCGACCGGACCAGCAGCTCCCCGACGCTGTCTCGCAGTGGCTCGAAACCGTTGCTCGACGCGTCGACCGCGCAGAGCGGCTGGCCGAGGCGGACTCGCTGTCGGCGGCGACAGCTGCGGTTCGCGCGGCGGACGGTCTGTCCGGCGTCCGGACGGTCACGACACGCGGCGATACTGACGAGCAGATGCTCCGTGCGTTGGCCCGGCGGGCCGAACGGCTCGCCGACCGACGGGCGGCCGCCACAGTGCCGACCGAGACGCTGTCGCGCCTGGCATGA
- a CDS encoding MinD/ParA family ATP-binding protein, which yields MILAVTGGKGGVGKSTIAYNLAAELSALERPNSRDSRSNANAGSVVVDGDLGMADLPSSHGPDLHDVLADRADPHEAVRETGPVTLVPCGRTLAGARSADLQGLTDVFAALERTYRWVIVDSPAGMHADVGLSLAAADAAVLVTTPEDAALADALRVRALARELDAGLCRVVLNRAGPNPATGAVADRFGAPAVAIPKSEPLATAQAHGQPLRETAPDTSARRSIESLADAVYSCSSV from the coding sequence ATGATCTTGGCAGTCACCGGCGGCAAGGGCGGCGTCGGCAAGTCCACTATCGCGTACAATCTCGCGGCGGAACTCAGCGCGCTCGAACGGCCTAACAGCAGGGACTCGCGCTCGAACGCGAACGCTGGGAGCGTCGTCGTCGACGGCGACCTCGGGATGGCGGACCTCCCGTCCAGTCACGGCCCCGACCTGCACGACGTTCTCGCTGACCGCGCCGACCCGCACGAGGCTGTCCGTGAGACCGGCCCCGTGACCCTCGTTCCCTGCGGGCGGACGCTGGCCGGCGCTCGAAGCGCCGACTTGCAGGGCCTCACGGACGTATTCGCCGCGCTGGAGCGGACCTATCGCTGGGTCATCGTAGACTCGCCGGCGGGGATGCACGCCGACGTGGGGTTATCCCTTGCTGCTGCCGACGCTGCGGTACTCGTCACGACGCCGGAGGACGCGGCGCTCGCTGATGCGCTTCGGGTCCGGGCGCTGGCCCGCGAACTCGACGCCGGACTCTGTCGGGTCGTCCTCAACCGTGCCGGTCCGAACCCCGCGACCGGGGCTGTCGCGGACCGGTTCGGTGCACCAGCTGTCGCTATCCCGAAAAGTGAGCCGCTAGCGACGGCACAGGCCCATGGACAGCCGCTTCGAGAAACAGCGCCGGACACGTCGGCTCGGCGCTCGATTGAATCGCTCGCTGACGCCGTCTATTCCTGTAGCTCGGTGTAG
- a CDS encoding transcription initiation factor IIB: MSTTVTQCPECNGSVKQQGVESVCGSCGLVVGEDAIDPGPEWRSFDDDDTDRARTGAPLTRSRHDRGLSTKIGRSTRLKGRKRRQFARLRREHNRAQISSKRERNKVYAFTEIRRIISSMSLSDAIRDRACVLFESAQNEDLLQGRTLEGFAAAAIYATCRTEGVARTVDELCTVAKATQSELRAAYDALNRELGLPTGPIDPREYVPRFATTLDLPTAVRQRAEQLVDEAQDRGLVSGRNPAGVAAACLYTAAQERDVALTQAEAAETADVTPVTLRGTYTELQE; this comes from the coding sequence ATGAGCACGACGGTAACGCAATGTCCGGAGTGTAACGGGTCGGTCAAACAGCAGGGTGTCGAGTCGGTCTGTGGCAGCTGTGGACTGGTCGTCGGCGAGGACGCCATCGACCCCGGACCGGAGTGGCGGTCGTTCGACGATGACGACACTGACCGGGCACGCACAGGCGCGCCATTGACACGGTCGCGTCACGACCGCGGCCTCTCGACGAAAATCGGCCGGTCGACACGGCTGAAAGGGCGCAAGCGCCGTCAGTTCGCCCGCCTCCGCCGCGAGCACAACCGCGCACAGATCAGCTCGAAACGCGAGCGAAACAAGGTGTACGCCTTCACCGAGATCCGGCGTATCATCAGTTCGATGTCGCTCTCAGACGCGATTCGGGACCGGGCCTGTGTGCTGTTCGAATCCGCACAGAACGAGGATCTGCTGCAGGGACGGACGCTGGAAGGGTTTGCGGCCGCGGCCATCTACGCCACCTGCCGGACCGAAGGTGTTGCCCGGACCGTCGACGAGCTCTGTACCGTCGCCAAGGCGACTCAGTCGGAGCTTCGCGCGGCCTACGACGCTCTGAACAGGGAGCTCGGGCTGCCAACCGGTCCGATTGACCCACGCGAGTACGTCCCTCGGTTCGCGACGACGCTGGACCTGCCGACGGCGGTCCGCCAGCGCGCGGAACAGCTCGTCGACGAGGCACAGGACCGCGGGCTGGTCAGCGGGCGCAATCCGGCCGGCGTCGCGGCGGCGTGTCTCTACACCGCGGCCCAGGAACGGGACGTGGCGCTCACGCAGGCCGAGGCGGCAGAGACAGCGGACGTAACGCCGGTCACGCTACGTGGGACCTACACCGAGCTACAGGAATAG